A window of Chrysoperla carnea chromosome 3, inChrCarn1.1, whole genome shotgun sequence genomic DNA:
TGTGTCAgttccatatttttaaattatgttcaaaTAAGGCTGATTGGAAcagataataaactatttaactATTACTCAGAAAAATGTTTcggaatattaattattttttcttcaaaataaacaatgtttAAACTGTTCTGCCACACATTTTtctatctgtttttttttccacTCATTTCTTGCCATTGTAGAAACTGAAGaagtaataacaaatattttgaaacgtttttctaaataatatttaaatagctTAATTATTTGCTCCAGCCAGATTTATttgaacataataataatgaatgtttcaaaaacaaacagaatTAACAaagcattttgttttaaaaattaattaaataataatttgtttttattttgtcatgttaattctaaatatttgttaaatattatatcattatataaatatagaccaataatatacaaaaatatacgtTTAAAATGGCGGCAACGCCCATAAAGTTGCAGTTTTGTCTGCGCTggttgaaataaatgaaaattctgATGGATGCCAACGGCCTGATATCACTTTGTCTTGATGTTGTGCGACGACAACACTGGGTAATGCCATTGTTAAATCAcctgtaaaataaaagtttgtattgaaattaaatacgaAAATTAAACAGGGATaatatcatcaaatttaaaGTAGAGAgaaataatgagaaaaattagcgaaaatttataaatcaataatttagatAATGCCAAGAGAGTAAAGAGTAggaaatttcgaaattaataACGAATAATACATAATAGTGTTTGCGTTATGTATCATATTCGAAATTGTATTCCTCTTTTCACTTTTAAGCGTACAACCAGGAAATTTTTTCAGAAGGTGAGAATCCTTTCAGTAATTTAAACTGGAATTGGGTTTTATTAACTTGAACAGTATTCGATAATCTGATCCATTTTCTGACTGAACGACAAAGGAAATTGCATCGGGTTGTCTACGATTTTAggcaatatctcagaaattaccACTCCATTcgttaaatgcatttttataccaaaagTGCTATAAAAAATTAGGAACACTGTGTGCCCTTAATACTTCTCTAggcacatttttaataaaactaactgaaaaattgtttattacctTGCAAATCAGTTAACACAAGTTTGTTGTCATATCCGGCAGTTAATAAATAGTATGCCGAAGGTGAAAACCGCGTAGATCTTACATCAGCTGCATGAGGTTTAAAACATTGCACTGGTCTATTGCCACGAATATCATACAAAGCACAACATCCGTCTTCATGTCCTGACACTAATAAACGCCCTGATGATTCTACACATAATGAGGCGACACCGGAACCTtgctaaaaattagaaataaacaaaattattaataataagtttttattgcAATTATATCTATCAAAATgcactattatatttttttcaatttgacaaCAGATGTCAGGGATGACAACTTGTTGTTAATAGTAAGTTAGTTGTTAATCACAAGAAGTCGTCATTTTTGAGTGGCCAacatgaaaacaaatatttgtattcattttgagaatatttcagtttcaattttcaatggTTATTAATATGAAACTTACCCGACTACCGGGAACTGTTGCTGGTGTAAAAACATTAACACATCCTCTTGTCCTTAAATCCCAAAATCGTACTGATTTATCTTGACTGCCACTAACAAAAATAGCTCCACCCCAATTGTACAACGATAACACATGACCAGAATGTCCAGATAATGCTTGAAAGGGTGTACCTGTTTCGCAGTctgttacatatattttacaatctcCCGCACCGCCACTTATCAATAAACTTGATTTATTTGATGAGTCTTCTATAAAACATAAATCACGTATTGTGCCATCGTGCATTGTTAACTCAACTTCTTGTCCTTCCAAATTCGATGTATCCGAATTAAAACGCATTAATTTCACTGTTTTGTCATTTGAACCTGTTGCCAATAAATCGCCCATTGGTGACCACGCTAAACAATATATAGAGCCTTTATGATGTTTCGTTCTTTTGAAAAGTACAGTTGGTTGATATGTTTGATGAtcatttctacaaaaaaaaaaaaaaataataataataaaagttgataaataaatatatattcgggttctcgaaaacggttctaatcatttggatgaaattttgtttttgttataacaAAATGTTATCCAAATGGTTTCATTACATTTGTaatgtgtaaatttttaagtttcacataaaataaattttcacagtCTTTTTCATCGTttctaaataacaataattttaacgcCATCTCGAAGGATATTAAGGTATCAATGGgctaaaattttaatgcattGATTCGACGTGCAGTGATTAGCTTATATCAACTACAGATGGAATACTATTTTGGCAGGTAAAATCAAAGCTTTATAATTAAACTCCGTGTAATCAAGAATTTCCCaggaattattaattactatgaAAAAAGAAGCTGCACTTGCCTATATACGAGAGTATAAGATAGAGGAGAAGGTCGTGTATACAGACACGAATGCCACTTggtatttgtttacaaatactAAAGTACTGTTATGACAGTTTAAATctatatttagataaaaatttaatttttctttggtattaaatgaataaactttataaatttcaatttttcgttaTCAATAAGTTTTGACACATtactactttcaaatttaaacttaatttaatggGTTGTCCCGCGGGGTTACATTTTTATGACTATACACAATCACTAGAGGCGTTAAAACTCGTGTACTCTTTTTTAACATTGCCAATAATGAGAGCCTTCTcctctatcttatactctttgCCCTGAATAATGGAATTATTTATAGAGGCGGATTAAGGCCGAACGCCATTTTTCGCCCAATAATGTTATCAGGCAACTGGAATTCCAATTAACGCTTTGTTCCtcttattttcatgaaaatttttgtttatgttaatttaaaactgTTGACTAAAAATCGATTCCGATTGATTTTCGAGATATAAACTTCGTATaactcaatttaaaattcaatgaataatttttgttattattgaagaataacaaaaattacgaaaatcacGTCCATTTGAATTCTCGACAATTGGATTTGAAGATAGATATTTGCTTAACTCGAAGTTTTGTTCTACGGGGCTGCTACTTTGAAAACTATAAATCTGATCGTATTTTAATTGGTCACATTGACGTTAAAATAATAAGGTCAATTTTTCATGTACCATCCAAAACGATTTCAAACTGGAGTAAGAaccatttcaatataaataatcacTGAACTTACTATTGTCATAAAAGGTTTTAACTCCcgaaaaagaggtgttataaatttgaccgctatgtgtgtgtgtgtctgtctgtctgtggcatcatagcgcctaaatgagtgaagcgattttgatttttttttcgtttgaaag
This region includes:
- the LOC123296664 gene encoding WD repeat-containing protein 47 isoform X4, with translation MFYNNFLHPPHSKNCPQRHKQRVILFGESECTRPKTAVNGVPPHQNATTNLISSTPNRFNGDSAQHQNIPAHHPLQQNGMHSKQQVLNHKQPPAEPHYETVKTPPQKGVPENDIETNGGSRPRFIPVTSLEDVQAVRCAEFHPGGQLYAVGSNSKTLRICAYPKLSDIRNDHQTYQPTVLFKRTKHHKGSIYCLAWSPMGDLLATGSNDKTVKLMRFNSDTSNLEGQEVELTMHDGTIRDLCFIEDSSNKSSLLISGGAGDCKIYVTDCETGTPFQALSGHSGHVLSLYNWGGAIFVSGSQDKSVRFWDLRTRGCVNVFTPATVPGSRQGSGVASLCVESSGRLLVSGHEDGCCALYDIRGNRPVQCFKPHAADVRSTRFSPSAYYLLTAGYDNKLVLTDLQGDLTMALPSVVVAQHQDKVISGRWHPSEFSFISTSADKTATLWALPPF